In Silene latifolia isolate original U9 population chromosome 3, ASM4854445v1, whole genome shotgun sequence, a single window of DNA contains:
- the LOC141647052 gene encoding fatty-acid-binding protein 3, chloroplastic: MAIQVGCCTPTVTVFAANSTPKFLFSQNYPTFSCKLKIQTLSKLSINPLHKSPKNGRKIDTHFISKASASSSVGSVEYVEEPSTKVKFPNSVDIPGCSSSLTLLGTGYREKVFAIIGVKVYAAGLYVNPTMLNDLSSWKGKSAAEIEQDLSVFQTIYQSSLENSLQIELVRDVDGKTFWDALDEAVSPRVAAPTPVDDSALSTFRSIFEGRSLKKGTLILLTWLEPSKMLVSVSTAGVPAEVDATINSMNVTRALFDVFFGESPVSPTLKTSVATGLAKKLQ, from the exons ATGGCAATTCAAGTTGGTTGTTGCACACCTACAGTTACTGTATTTGCTGCAAATTCCACACCCAAATTCTTATTTTCACAAAATTACCCAACTTTTTCTTGCAAATTAAAGATCCAAACTTTATCTAAGTTGTCCATAAACCCTCTTCATAAATCTCCCAAAAATGGCAGAAAAATTGATACCCATTTCATTTCCAAGGCTTCTGCTTCATCATCTG TTGGAAGTGTAGAGTATGTAGAAGAACCTTCTACCAAAGTGAAATTTCCGAATTCTGTAGATATTCCTGGCTGTTCAAGCTCATTAACCTTGCTTGGAACTG GCTACAGGGAAAAGGTTTTTGCAATTATCGGAGTTAAGGTGTATGCAGCCGGACTTTACGTGAACCCAACAATGCTAAATGATTTGAGTTCCTGGAAAGGAAAATCTGCTGCTGAAATTGAGCAGGATTTGTCCGTGTTCCAAACTATCTATCAAT CTTCTTTAGAGAATTCATTGCAAATTGAATTGGTAAGAGATGTTGATGGTAAAACATTTTGGGATGCACTGGACGAAGCTGTTTCTCCACGAGTGGCAGCACCAACGCCTGTAGATGATTCTGCTCTCTCCACTTTCCGGAGTATCTTTGAAGGACGGTCTCTAAAAAAAGGGACTCTTATATTATTAACTTGGCTTGAGCCATCTAAAATGCTT GTATCTGTCTCAACAGCTGGTGTTCCTGCAGAGGTAGATGCCACAATCAACTCGATGAATGTCACGAGAGCCCTTTTTGACGTGTTCTTTGGAGAATCTCCGGTTTCTCCAACCTTGAAGACTTCTGTGGCTACTGGATTGGCAAAAAAATTGCAGTAA